AGGTGCACGGGCTTTGAGGTTGGGTGATTTAAAACACCCTGGGACTTCAGGCTTTGCATGAAGAGTGTGCCAAGTGCATTTAAATGCGGACACGAGAGCCTGGCATACGGCCGAGATGCAACCTGGGTGCGGACCGAATTTAATGAGCTCTTTTCctgaataatataaaaaaaaaacttttttaccaaaatatattcaaaccaaacttatttaccaaagtgATGTgagagggaaaaacgccattttgaatggcgttttttcccctgccacgtcaccccccatttccacggtggcatcgtcccaaaaaaaaaaaaaaaaagaagaaacgccatttggaatggcgcttttaaaaacgccattccaaatggcgcttttaaaaacgccattttgaatggcatttttaaaaacgccattcaaaatggcgttttctaattttcccacccaaaaataaaggaaaaaatcgtgggaaaatgaaaaattatgttttttaaaatttgaaattagtaaataaattaaaaattttaattttgattgaattttaaaatataaagatttgaatttgtaattcattaaaaaaattaatttagattttttatttcaaaatttttttaaaagatgtccaaaaaaatcttaagaaattaaaaaaaaattatcatagaaaataaaaaaagagaaaaaaatatgaaagaaataaaaatttgaaattaaattgaaaaacatcattcgaaatacttgtcttcaaaatttttaagaaaattaaaaattataaaatttttaaaaaataaaaaaaaagaattataatgtaaaaataaaaaagaataaaattttaaagataaattgaaattaaaatattatttcaaattactttctcaaataaaaaataataaattaaaaaaagattcaaaaaaattttaaaaataggctaaaaaaattttataaaaataaaataagtctttaaaaatgccattttgtaaattaaactttagaaaaaataataattttttaattaaagaaaaagaatacgtaatagaatgctaaaaagaaaaaaaatggaagagaaatgaaattataatttcaaatgataactattttaaaataaataaaaaaaagtatcataggaaaataaaaaaataacaataaaataagaattataattataaattttaaagaaatttaattttaatttaaattaaaaattatcatttaaattattattttcattatttcatttaatttatttattaaaagattacaaatacataatataaaaaattgtaagaaaagtagatttatattttttagtcgaccccatgaatcgactcatggctaaaagagtttaacggcacgcaaaatttttgactgcgacactttgtgagtcgatcccttgactttctttctggtaatttttattttttaaattttttaaatagaggaagagagaggaagagggagagaggaggcagctcaccgtcgtgctgtcggagagacgtcggagtagggagaaagaagaagagggagaaggagagaagaaggggggaaaggagaaaacgccgtttccttcggtgtttttttattctttttcttttttttaaatttttaaaattttttttcataatttgtttaattattttttttaatttattaaattttttaatgaggatagtaatttgaatgataatttttaattgaaattaaagataattttttgttttaaattataatttctattttattaccattttttatcttttatttactttttttatgatatattttttaatttaatttgtaatttttataatttaaaaatataatattagttttttttcatttttatgatatattatgtattcttttcctttacttaaatttgtaaaggaagaaggagaagatcgagaagggagaaggagaagggagaaggaggggaaaaaggggtttggggaggggagagaatggcgttttctcttttttttattttttttattttttttaatatctttacttatctatttataattatttaataaataaatttaattaaataataaaaataataatttaaatgatattttctaatttaaattaaaattatatttttttaaaatttataattataattcttattttattattattttaataattcttattttattataattaaaattattttttctttaattaaaaaattattattttttctaaagttcaatttacaaaatggcgtttttaaagacttattttatttttataaaatttttttagcctatttttaaaatttttttgaatctttttttaatttattattttttatttgagaaagtaatttgaaataatattttaattttaatttatctttaaaattttattcttttttatttttacattataattctttttttttattttttaaaaattttataatttttaattttcttaaaaattttgaagacaagtattttgaatgatgtttttcaatttaatttcaaatttttatttctttcatatttttttctctttttttattttctatgataatttttttttaatttcttaatatttttttggacatcttttaaaaaaaatttgaaataaaaaatctaaattaatttttttaatgaattacaaattcaaatctttatattttaaaattcaatcaaaattaaaaattttaatttatttactaatttcaaattttaaaaaatataatttttcattttcccacgattttttcctttatttttgggtgggaaaattggaaaacgccattttgaatggcgtttttaaaaacgccattcaaaatggcgtttttaaaagcgccatttggaacagcgtttttaaaagcgccattccaaatggcgtttcttctttttttttttttttttgggacgatgccatcgtggaaatggggggtgacgtggcaggggaaaaaacgccattcaaaatggcgtttttccctctcACATcactttggtaaataagtttggtttgaatatattttggtaaaaaagtttttttttgtattattcgggAAAAGAGCTCGAATTTAATCGAGTTAGGCGGCTTAGTGGGCTGTCGCATAAGAATGCCTGGGACGTGATGAAGATCGAGACTGAAACAGAAAAGGACTTTGAATCCTCTGAAAAGACATATTCGGAGAAACTCTCAGCCCATAAAAGCAGGGGATCATGGACAGAAGAGGAGAGCGGCAGCAGCAATCAGATCGAGGGAGCGGCAGCAAAAGCAGAGAAAAAGTATGGGagcaaaaaaaatagaatataatttttttaatttattattttaaatttaaagaaaaaaaatatgaagctaGAGATTTTGATACGTGGTTAAATTCTTTCAATCCGAAAATACGACTGTAAACATGTAaacgaatttttattttcttcttgtaTTTAATAttcatacaataaaattatacttttatttcatattttttatttttttgaagtattgatctagcctacaaagTCTATATCCTCTACTGACGTGCCATGATCCCTGAATATGATATGCAACTAAGAGAGATAGATtatagtatgttagattaaaccttatattttgtaattaaatttagatagtttatactctaataggacgAGCCGTGATCTattgatacagtccgtaccctttagagataagctatactaataatctaatcacaagaattaatattacaatataaaaaaaataaatctaatttgcatggtagattcgaaatttttggattatctctctgtcttattttttttcacaaattaatttacacttgcaatttaattcttattattttatttttttttaattcttctataatcaattctcttttatttcttcttcaaaaagaaaaataatcatccTAAATCCCTATAAAaatgatcccgactcatcctatctatataatttgagttattttttttattcttgaccgcctacgacagtgatcaaattttgatgctGTTGCcggagatctaggcatgattatttttttatttaaaaaattttttagtcttattcttagtttaaataagtgaaagtaaatatccgTCTACTGgacatgattcaacaaattccCACATACGTCAAATTCTTCAAagatctatgcacaaagaagaaaatcactaatattttcaaaaaagccTTCTTGACAGCAAGTGTGAGCTGATACCTGTCGAGCCACGTGTCTgtcaaatataaaaattcaaGATCTCCTACAATTTCTTGTGTCATTGgagaaaccatcattgatagggccttattagacttaggagctagtgtgaacatcttaccttattcgatCTATGAAGAATTGAGGATAGAAGAATTAAAACCTACAGAAATCATATTGTaattggcagatcgatcagtgagaGTCTCCAAAGGAGTTGTGGAGGATGTGTTAATCAAGATCGGCAATTTCATTTATCTTGTGAATTTTGTGATCCTCGAAACTGAACCAGTGTCTAATCCAAAAGATTACATCCTAAtaatcttaggaagaccattcttagcaaccACCAACACCCTAATCAATTATCACAatagactcatgaagctctcatttggaaacatgatcattgatcttaatatttttaatcttgaaaataaaagggACCAACTCGTTGATGTAAACCTGATCCAGAATGAGATCTATGGGCCCATTGAcctaggagaagaagattttggcTGTAATCTCTGGTCAGATCAAGAATCTAAAATAACTTATGAAATTTCTCCATCTAGttatcagagagttcatccataatGACAATCACCTGTCGAACCACTTGTAAAGATGGATGAACCAATATACAAGCCATTGATTGAAGAAGCATCGAAACTaaaactcaaaacactccctgAGCACCTCAAATATACGTATCTAGGTCCATCAGAAATCTTGCCCGTAATCATCATATCAGACttagatcaaacccaagaggaaaaacttttagctatcctcagagaaaataaagaagccatagactggaccatgactgacatcaaagggatcagcccttcaattgtccaacattgAATTCATTTAGGAGAGGAAGTCCAGCTAATTAGAGACCCCCAAAGGAGACTTAACtcagctatgaaggaggtagtgaagaaagagattctcaaatTACTAGACAATaaaattatctaccctatttcagatagttcatgagttagcccaattcaagtagtgcctaaaaaatctaaggtaacagtggtccaaaatgaagcaaatgagttagtactgatcagagtccaaactagatggagagtctgtattgattacagaaaattGAATGCGGCCACAAGAAAGGACCATTTTCTCCTACCATTTATTGACCAGATGTTGGAAAGGTTAGCCAAatatgagttctattatttttttgatggatattctggctataaccagatttctatagcaccagaggatcaagagaagaccataTTTATCTATCCATTTAAAACTTTTACCTATAGATGCATGTCTTTTGGTTTAtataatgctccatctacttttcaaaagtGCATGAtcagcatcttttctgatatgatcgagagatttttgaaaatattCATAGATGATTTTTCTAGCTTTGGCTCGACCTTCTCTGAGTGCCTACATCACCTAAGACtagtcttagaaaggtgtaagaAAAAATACTTAGtccttaattaaaaaaaatatcaattcatgatcaaagaaggcatagtacttagccatgttatctcaaagaaggaaattgaaatagataaagccaaagtagatttgattgcaaatctttcaccatccaaatcagtcaaagaaattCGCTAATTTTAAGGACATGCTagcttctataggaggttcatcaaaaattttagcaaaatagttCGACCACTGATCAATCTTCTTGCCAAAgatgtcaaatttgattttactTCCGAGTGCCTTgattcttttgagcatcttaaaaaggcatCGACATCCGCCCCCATCATTCACTCACCTGATTGGACTTAACCCTTTGAACTTATGTGTGATACTTCTGATTATGCCATCGGAGccattttaggataaagaattgATAAGCTACCGTGAGTCATTTACTATGCCAGTAGGATCcttaatgatgcgcagcttaactactcaactactgaaaaagagttcttggctatcCTTTTTGCCcttgaaaagtttagatcttatttggttgtgtCTTATACACTTATCACTTAGCCATTATATATTTCTTgacaaagaaagatgcaaaagcacgcttgatccgatggattttactttttcagaaatttgatctagaaatcagggacaagaaagaaacaaaaaatgTAGTGGTTGATCACCTGTCCTGATTGACTGATGCATCCTCtaacgaaccatcaatagaagagctttttcctgatgaacaactcatgtccgtGATCAAAGAACCATGGTACgttgatattgtcaattacttaccACTGGTAGGATTCCCTCTTATTGGACCACTCAGGACAAACAAAAGTTTTTTGCctaagtattttatttgggacaATTCATATCTGTTTAAATAATGTCCTGACCAAATCATTAAAAGATGTGTTCCGGACCATGAGATCAAAGGTATCTTGccttttgtcatgaccaagctTGTGGTAGCCACTTTGAATCCAAAAAAATTGCCACAAAAGTTCTCCAATATGGattctattggcccaatttgtttaaagaCGCACATGAGTATTGTAAAAGTTGCACTAGGTGTCAACAAATAGGATGGATCATAAAAAAagacatgatgccattaaatccaaTCTTAGTTATTACGATTTTTGATGTGTAGggtattgatttcatgggaccactttCAAATTCTTTcgaaaatgaatatatcttagtaGCTATCGATTATGTGTCCAAATAAGTAGAGGCTATGCcgtgtagatcgaatgatagcaaaattgttatcaaatttctaaaaaaaaacattctctctcattttggaatccctagagccattataagtgataaGAGAATACATTTTTGTAATCGATCCTTTGAAACCCTGATGAAAAAATATAACATCACCCATAAATTGACTACACTTTATCACCCCCAGACTAGTGGATAAGTCAAAGTTTCTaatcttcaaatcaaacaaatcctagaaAAGACTatgagcaccaatagaaaagattggtcattgaagctagtggatgctctttgggcatatcgcactgccttcaaaaccaacttaggaatatctccttataggcttgtgtttggtaaagcatgtcacatgccagtagagcttgaacatgGGGTTATGTGGACCATCAAAAAGTTGAACATGGATCTAGATGAGGCTGGACAACATAGGAAGCTGTAAATTGATGAATTTGAAGAAATCAAGAATGAGGCATACGAAAATGCTAAGATATATAAAGAATGAACCAAGATATTTTATGATCGAGCAATCCTTAGAAAATCATTTTCATCTGgtcaaaaagttcttttgtataactctaggctataTTTATTTCTTGAAAAATTTAGATCCAGATGGACAGGACCCTATATAGTAAATGGACAACAattttaaagtaaatggacaacgattgaaaccattcttggaattgtcTACTGAAGttgaggaggaggccatggttctctATGAGCCTATTTATTTTGACTGATTCTGTATCATGAGTTTAGTCCGACTGAAGACttgaaacttagcactttttagaaagcactctaattttttttttttattttagtgatcTTTATTTTGTTTTAAGAATAATGGACCACTCTATATGGAAGCACCTATCAATAAACGAGTATACTTATAAATCAGGTGgtatctctctttattttatttatctgtctctactttatttttttttattctattgaggACAATAAAAATTGAATTGGGGGGTAAAggtaatcataaaaattaaaaaaaattaaatcctcgaataaattagtatttagcatttaggtACCTGATTAGGTTACAGATTTGAGTGGCCAAGCAAATTTATTtagaagaaaattgatgtacagattagaaAGTTTGTGAGATACTGAGAgattaagtattaaaaaaatttaatgaatagttaagtttagaataaaaataattttttttcttgagtatttctgattttttttctaccaacatcaaagaagaatttacttcCTATGAGCTTGTGTAGGATAGCTAtacatttttttataaaataaataaataaaaaaaaaatttcaaaaactttacaccaaataatcggacctttttgcctaagcaagcattgagttttgcgtCAAAAAGTGTGAAGGACAAAgaaactttattgtaaagctagtcttaactcgtagcctatttaaTTCAAGCAAATAAGTCCGAGGGATATTTCAtatctagtaccctaaagccaGCTAGTttaggagtcattggctgaaaactcgctacatggatcaaacagaaagtttaagaggttaagacactcaatagtggtacaatattaaagaaataaaaaaagagaaaaaaaaaattaataaatgaaagaTGGAAGTAATATTACACTTACCCATATGAAAgtagatgatttagagataaagatagggataatttagaaaagtttagaAAAAGTTTAATGTTCCAAGCTTAACTTCTATATTGATTAATactaatatcccaatgacatacaTCACTCACGCTCTATTGaacatcaatgattttttttaaaaaattatctggtGAAATTTAAAACTCTAAGCTAAATAGTACTTAGTactaaatcctttctttactcgaagaCGAGTAAAGTTCAAATTAGGGAGtgtgataagtataataaatattttaataaaaatattaaaatatataccaAAGTTATTAAATCCGGCCCGGGCCTTAACCCGGATAAGGCACCGGGTTAATGGGTCAGCGGTCCAACCGTCGGGTCAACGGTTGAACCGGCGGGTCAATGCacaaatcataaaatctaaaatttaataaccTGTTTATATCCAGAAATACAATAATAGTCCTGATAATATATATTCCAATGCTACAAGTATCAAAATACAAATGAAACAAAACTGTAatcctataaatacaaataattAGACTAAAATATTGATGAATATAAAGATTTAATGGCATAAAATTATAAATGCATAATAACTAGTAGTTTAAACTTTAAAACATAACCATCCACATCTGCTAGCAAAATGAAAAGTTTTAACAAACAAGTACATAATAATGTATGACATTTCACTtcaatatcttttaaaaaaaaaagttaaaagtgATAAACAAGTACACAACATAAAAATTCAAGCTAATGGACTGAAATTTATGTCAATATTTGCAAAAACATCTTCTTGAGTTGCAATGTTCTCATCTCCTCCATCTTCTCTCCTATTCGCATCATTTCCATCATTTTCACCATCATCACCATCCAAATCTTTCAAGTTCAATATATCTACAAAACCATAATtttaacaaaaagttaaaaagaaaaatcatatgtaataaaattataataatattttattcataaactatataataaaataatttgctcaccattattattattttcttgaatAGAACATGATGCCAATTCACGGTGAAAAGTTTCTAATTCTTCACTAGTTAACTCCGATGGCTCATCGACTAATATCCACGCATCATTATCACCAAACAATTCAAAGTCAATAGGATCATAGTTGCGACCCTTGAAATAAAACCTGTATTTAATATTTGttagtttgaaaattaaataacaaaaaataaatacaagcaaTTGGATATCATTCAcaataaaattatctttgttgtAGTCTCAAATTATAGTGCACAAATACTAGATCATTAAGCCTTTGATGCTCtaacctatttctctttttagaatGAATATGTTCGAAGATGCTCCAATTTCTCTCGCACCCGGATGCACTACAAGTTTGGCTTAAAACACGAATAGCTAACTTTTGCAAATTAGGTGCACAACTTCCATAGGTGACCCACCATTCATCTAGATACAAAATATTGTATTTGTTAAAATAGAATGTAATTGAAAAAACTTTATATCAATAAAACTAATGAAAGCATAAAAACATAACTAAGGAACAAGCTTACCTGGAGCCAAGCGACTTCGATCATTTATAGCCGATGAGCGTCCAAAGTCATTTTCTGCATTTCTAAATAATCTCATCTCATTAGTTAAGTTCTCCTGCAAGGTTGGATTACCAAATAAATATCTCTCTATGACATCTAAGAGTCTAGAAACACTACGAGGATGTTTATCCATAAGTTCTGAGTCATATTGAAAACAGGGATTCAACCAAAACCCAgctgcatgaagattttggtgtAATTGCAAATCCCACCGAGAATCAACTATTCTCAAATAAGGTTCAACTACAATCTTTCTCCTTCTAAATCTCTTGATCATTTCATCTCTAGCTTGATGCATAGCATGATACAAGTAACCCATTGAAGGTCTATCATCACTGTCAACAATCCTCAAAACTCGAATTAAAGGCTCTGTTAGTTTAACAATGGTTGCACATTCATTCCAAAAAAGAGAATTAAGCACGTCATCGGTGAGCTTTTTTCCTTTACTATCTTTAGCATAAGCTGAAGTTGTCCACTCTCTAGAAGTCACCATTGCTCTTAATGCATCTTTGTGGCCCAATATGTTTTGTAAAGCAATAAAATTGGTAGCAAAACGTGTAGGTGCCGGACGAATTATCTCCTTTCCACCAGTAAATTTTCTCATCAAATATAAAGGATAacaatgattataaatatattttgtgaTACCTGCAGCATGGGCTACGGTGTTCTTCACTGAAACTAACTTGCCAATGTCTTGCATGATGAGATTAAGATAATGAGCAGCACAAGGTGACCAAAAAAGTGTAGGAAAGTCTTGCTCCAACTTTTTACCGGCAGCAACATAGTTTGCAGCATTATCAGTCACTACATGAACCATATTTTCAAAACCAACGGACATGACAATTTCTTTGAACAACTTATACAACATATCAGTTGTCTTTGAGGTATCTGAAGCATCCACGCTTTTCAAAAATACGGTCCCTCTAGGataataaactaaaaaattaatcaaagttCTCCTATACTGATCTGTCCATCCATCAGCCATGATTGTGCATCCTGTTTTCTTCCATGTGGCACGAAAGCTTTCAACATACTTTTTCACCTCATCAACATTCTTGGTTAACAAATAACCATGAACAGAATGAAAATTTGGAGCTTTGTAACCAGGCCCCATACTAGCTATTGCATCTATCATGCACTGATAATACTTAGAGTTGACAGCATTAAATGGCACACATGCATCTATCATCCATTTTGCCACTGCAAGATCACACCTTTCAACTGCTTCTTTGTTTTGCAACAAGCTTTTTATAGTTGGTTGAGCACCAGGAGTTGTTCTTGGcatgaaataattttcaattgtTTCTAGTTGTTTTTCTTTTCCAccttctatatttttacctcttgtATTACCCGTAGACTTGTTTGATGAGGGAGGAATTTCTTGTATGTCATCATCTTTACCTAATTGCCTATAATATACTTGTTCCTCATGTTCCTTATGCCTTGCACTAAAGGGATTGTAATCTTCACCCATTTCCtttgttcttttcttcttctcactaATAGCTTGAATATTTTGTATCATTTGATGGCGAATATCCGCCGGCACCTTGCGACATGGTTCTACTTCTCCTTTTACTCCTGCAAGATGTTGTTTGAAGCGATTGATCCCACCACCAGCAAATGACTTTCCACAATACAAGCATGCCAACTTCATCCTTTTGGTATTACCACTAAGTTCAGGAGCTTCTCTACAATGATTCCATGCAGGATCACTTTTACCTCTAACCCCAGTTATTTGAGTGGATGAAGTAttacttgaatcatccatggatggCATACTTCCCTCAACAGAGGCCATTTTGATAATCTacaaagaaaattaaattaagctataatttataagtagaagataaaataaataaataacaagatGAAGTCATCAACATCTTCTTTCatttctatccaaatttttttttcccatGATCCTATAGAGTCAAACTCATGGTGATCACAGattacagaaattaaaaaaataatatttaatatttaccgTATCAATCAGCATagcatcattaaaaaattttttttttttcatgttcacGGAATCATGGGTGTTTACTGTACTGTGATGTTTACAGTAATACTGTATTACTGTGACActgcagtaaaaaaaaaaaaatttatcgtgtcCGCACTCCGCAGACAGCCACACACTCACACTATCACTGTATCACAGTCACAGGCTCacagcatttaaaaaaaaaaaaattcgccATGTCCGCGGCTGtatatggaggaggaggaggaggcggcggaAGGGGAGGAAGGCGGACGACCGACGGCcatatggaggaggaggaggaggaggaggaggaggaggatgcgaAGGAGGGAGGGAGCCGAGtggaggaggcagaggggggagcgtacggaggaggaggaggaggaggaggcggaggggggagggaacggagcggaggaggaggccgaggggggagggggttgagcgtacggaggaggagaaggaggcggcggaggggggagggagccgagggaggaggaggcagaggggggagggagtcgagcatacggaggaggaggagatggcggaggggggaaggagccgacggaggaggaggcagaggggggaggggatcgagcggaggaagaggaggcggacggcagaggaggaggaggcggagggcgAAGGTGGCCGAGCGAAGAAGAAAGAGGCAGAGGAGGGCGAGCAAAGGAGGGCGGTCGCGGACTCGCGGTTGGAGCCTTGGAGGAAGCGGACGGAGCAGAGCTGTCGGACTCCGgagatttggaaaaaaaaaaaaagagttagatTACTCACCGGCTGACCGGAGATGGAGAAGACTCGGTTCTCCTCTCCTCCTTCGCTGCCGGCTGCCGCTGCTGATTTCGTCGCCGACGACGCCGAGGGAAGATGGCTGACTGGCTGAGGTTGGGCTGCTGGGGTTTGAGCTCGGGAACAAAGAGACGAAGGGACGACGGGAGGAAGGGAAGTCGAACTGTCGATCtcgaatcaaaattttgatttttaatttcacGGCTCAATCGGGTTAGACCGGGTCAGATGGTTCACGGTTCAACCGGCCGGTTCATACggttttaaccaaattttaaacaTAAACGGTTTAATTAGATAACCGGCCCGGTCTTCTGATCGGGTCACCGGGTTTTCGGTCCGACCGGCCGGGCAGGGCCGGGTTTAATAACAATGATATATActgatttatctttatttcttaaaaattgatatttttgctaatattttgtaagaaaaatgaTCACTAATAAAAAAGTCTGATTtgcaggttaaaaaaaaaaaattggaataaaTCAGACTCAGATTAGATCTTGAACGGTGATCCAAAGCAGCCT
The DNA window shown above is from Elaeis guineensis isolate ETL-2024a chromosome 8, EG11, whole genome shotgun sequence and carries:
- the LOC140851178 gene encoding uncharacterized protein; translation: MRKFTGGKEIIRPAPTRFATNFIALQNILGHKDALRAMVTSREWTTSAYAKDSKGKKLTDDVLNSLFWNECATIVKLTEPLIRVLRIVDSDDRPSMGYLYHAMHQARDEMIKRFRRRKIVVEPYLRIVDSRWDLQLHQNLHAAGFWLNPCFQYDSELMDKHPRSVSRLLDVIERYLFGNPTLQENLTNEMRLFRNAENDFGRSSAINDRSRLAPDEWWVTYGSCAPNLQKLAIRVLSQTCSASGCERNWSIFEHIHSKKRNRLEHQRLNDLVFVHYNLRLQQR
- the LOC140851179 gene encoding uncharacterized protein yields the protein MASVEGSMPSMDDSSNTSSTQITGVRGKSDPAWNHCREAPELSGNTKRMKLACLYCGKSFAGGGINRFKQHLAGVKGEVEPCRKVPADIRHQMIQNIQAISEKKKRTKEMGEDYNPFSARHKEHEEQVYYRQLGKDDDIQEIPPSSNKSTGNTRGKNIEGGKEKQLETIENYFMPRTTPGAQPTIKSLLQNKEAVERCDLAVAKWMIDACVPFNAVNSKYYQCMIDAIASMGPGYKAPNFHSVHGYLLTKNVDEVKKYVESFRATWKKTGCTIMADGWTDQYRRTLINFLVYYPRGTVFLKSVDASDTSKTTDMLYKLFKEIVMSVGFENMVHVVTDNAANYVAAGKN